In one window of Juglans regia cultivar Chandler chromosome 3, Walnut 2.0, whole genome shotgun sequence DNA:
- the LOC109011543 gene encoding putative receptor-like protein kinase At4g00960 isoform X3 — protein sequence MCYSKRLLLFGILLILLFVTSTAQRHCFQTGNYTSNSTYRANLVGLLASMSSNTTIDYLFYNFTAGEKDDKVNAIAVCRGYVTPEGCRRCINSTTQELLQSCPNQKEAIQWSGDCTVRYSNRSIFGVLEVQPMMASYNVQNPPDPKEFYKVLRPLLDRLRNSTALGNSTRKFALGSVAAPNFQTIQSHLQCTPDLNWLDCNNCLQQLSEYTTTCCGGQKVGGVFVTPSCYIRYEIYSFYDPAAESPPPSLPPPPITQPVSPPPLQLLPPTQGKESNSSRTTMAIVVSVVVSAILIFCMSCFYLFYLRVKKPRDKLESVDEICSADSLQFDVGTIKVATDNFSAANKLGEGGFGIVYKGVLPNGHEIAVKRLSKASQQGDLEFKNEVELVATLQHRNLVRLLGFCLEGKERLLVYEFVPNASLEKFIFDPNKSALMNWEMRNKIIEGIARGLLYLHEDSRLRIIHRDLKASNILLDADMNPKISDFGTARLFVPDQTQGNTSKIVGTFGYMPPEYVMHGQFSVKSDVFSFGVLVLEIVSGKKNNYSFQEENEAGGLLSYAWKNWREETTSNLVDATLKARSTTQIMRCIHIGLLCVQENVAARPTMATVVLMFNSHSVTLPVPSRPAFLMYSTRSDVSSQLEKGVGVTRPDTRQSRSIQASINEASISELDGR from the exons ATGTGTTATTCAAAACGACTTTTATTGTTTGGTATCCTTCTGATCTTACTTTTTGTTACTTCCACGGCTCAGCGGCACTGTTTTCAAACTGGTAACTACACCAGCAACAGTACCTACAGGGCAAACCTCGTTGGCCTCCTGGCTTCCATGTCTTCCAACACGACGATCGATTacttattttacaattttaccgCCGGAGAAAAAGACGACAAAGTGAACGCAATTGCAGTTTGTAGAGGATACGTTACGCCGGAGGGATGCCGTCGTTGTATCAATTCCACAACTCAAGAACTCCTACAGTCTTGTCCCAACCAGAAGGAGGCAATCCAATGGTCCGGTGACTGTACTGTACGATACTCAAACAGATCTATATTTGGCGTTTTGGAAGTCCAGCCTATGATGGCTTCTTATAACGTACAAAACCCACCCGACCCAAAAGAGTTCTACAAGGTGCTAAGACCCCTGCTAGATAGGCTTAGAAATAGCACCGCACTCGGAAATTCTACTCGTAAGTTCGCTCTGGGAAGCGTGGCAgccccaaacttccaaacaatcCAGTCACATTTGCAGTGTACTCCTGATTTGAACTGGCTGGACTGCAACAACTGCCTGCAACAGTTATCTGAATATACGACAACTTGTTGTGGTGGCCAAAAGGTGGGAGGAGTATTCGTAACACCAAGTTGTTATATAAGGTATGAGATATACAGTTTCTATGACCCTGCAGCTGAGTCACCACCTCCGTCGCTTCCGCCACCGCCTATAACGCAGCCAGTTTCTCCCCCACCACTACAACTGCTTCCACCCACACAAG GGAAGGAAAGTAACTCATCAAGAACTACAATGGCTATAGTGGTGTCGGTTGTTGTTTCAGCTATACTAATCTTCTGCATGTCATGTTTCTACCTCTTCTATTTAAGAGTGAAGAAGCCAAGGGACAAACTTGAAA GCGTGGATGAAATTTGTAGTGCTGATTCCTTGCAATTTGACGTCGGGACAATTAAAGTCGCTACAGACAACTTTTCTGCTGCAAACAAGCTTGGAGAAGGTGGATTTGGTATTGTTTACAAG GGTGTGCTTCCAAATGGACATGAAATAGCTGTGAAGAGGTTGTCCAAGGCTTCTCAACAAGGAGATCTAGAATTTAAGAATGAGGTCGAGTTAGTGGCTACGCTTCAACACAGGAATTTGGTAAGGCTCCTAGGATTCTGTttggaaggaaaggaaagacTTCTAGTCTATGAGTTTGTACCTAATGCAAGCCTTGAGAAGTTCATATTTG ATCCAAACAAGAGTGCACTAATGAATTGGGAAATGCGTAACAAAATTATAGAAGGCATAGCTCGAGGACTTCTTTACCTTCACGAAGATTCACGACTTCGTATTATTCATCGTGATCTCAAGGCTAGCAACATTTTGTTAGATGCAGATATGAATCCAAAGATTTCAGATTTCGGCACGGCAAGATTGTTTGTACCTGATCAAACTCAAGGCAATACGAGCAAAATTGTGGGGACCTT CGGATACATGCCTCCAGAATATGTAATGCACGGACAATTTTCAGTAAAATCTGATGTGTTTAGTTTTGGCGTGTTAGTTCTGGAGATAGTGAGcggtaaaaaaaataactatagtTTTCAAGAAGAGAATGAAGCTGGCGGCCTTCTAAGTTAT GCATGGAAAAACTGGAGGGAGGAGACAACCTCAAATCTTGTAGATGCCACACTAAAGGCCAGGTCAACAACTCAAATAATGAGATGcatccacattggattattATGTGTTCAAGAAAATGTGGCTGCCAGACCAACCATGGCTACAGTCGTCCTCATGTTTAATAGCCACTCTGTTACTCTACCAGTACCCTCGAGACCTGCATTTCTTATGTACAGCACTAGATCAGATGTGTCGTCCCAATTGGAGAAAGGTGTTGGGGTAACAAGACCAGATACGCGTCAAAGTAGATCTATCCAAGCCTCAATAAATGAAGCTTCAATATCTGAGCTAGATGGACGCTAA